A genome region from Setaria italica strain Yugu1 chromosome III, Setaria_italica_v2.0, whole genome shotgun sequence includes the following:
- the LOC101775766 gene encoding uncharacterized protein ycf45 — MAACAARYLFLFPLLAPKFPLPHPPFRRRRGRGACIGAARCSSEANAAWGGIVEDDLTELLQILPRDLRDNLQNEPRKDQLLEVILDLGRRPEARFLGDSGGQYLRDSEISQQELEAAQQAVGEFGGDNRAGIEGTLHRISAIRSRKGMVVGLTCRVGRAVTGHVDMVRDLLNYKESILFLGRPGVGKTTVMREIARVLADEFQKRVVIVDTSNEIGGDGDIPHAAIGGARRMQVPEPSMQHRVMTEAVENHMPEVVIVDEIGTEAEAQACRSIAERGVMLIGTAHGERLANIIKNPTLSDLIGGVETVTLGDDEARARRSQKSILERKAPPTFPFLIEMRERHYWVTHRTERSVDMLLHGKKPLVEVRKRDNKFQVVIERWATYDGDGL, encoded by the exons ATGGCCGCGTGCGCCGCTCGCTACCTCTTCCTCTTTCCCCTCCTGGCCCCGAAGTTCCCGCTGCCACACCCTCCattcaggcggcggcgcgggcgcggggcctGCATTGGCGCTGCCCGCTGCAGCTCCGAGGCTAACGCTGCGTGGGGAGGCATTGTCGAAGATGACCTTACTGAGCTCCTGCAG ATTCTACCAAGAGATTTACGAGACAATTTGCAGAATGAACCTAGAAAGGACCAGCTATTGGAG GTCATTCTGGATTTGGGGAGACGACCAGAGGCACGTTTCCTTGGTGACTCTGGTGGCCAATACCTACGGGACAGTGAG ATCTCACAGCAAGAGCTGGAGGCAGCGCAGCAAGCAGTAGGTGAGTTTGGAGGTGACAACCGTGCAGGGATTGAAGGTACTTTGCATAGAATATCTGCTATAAGGAGCAGAAAAGGAATGGTTGTTGGTTTGACCTGTCGAGTTGGCCGAGCTGTTACTGGACATGTTGATATGGTCCGTGATCTCCTAAACTACAAAGAAAGCATTCTTTTTTTGGGAAG GCCTGGGGTAGGCAAGACAACTGTTATGCGTGAGATTGCACGTGTTCTAGCAGATGAATTTCAGAAAAGAGTG GTAATTGTGGACACAAGTAATGAGATTGGTGGGGATGGGGATATTCCTCATGCTGCTATTGGTGGCGCAAGAAGAATGCAAGTTCCTGAACCATCAATGCAGCATAGAGTAATGACTGAAGCAGTTGAAAACCATATGCCTGAGGTGGTTATTGTAGATGAGATTGGAACTGAAGCGGAAGCACAAGCTTGCCGCTCAATTGCAGAAAGGGGTGTGATGCTTATTGGTACTGCCCATGGAGAACGACTTGCAAATATCATTAAGAATCCGACCTTATCTGACTTG ATTGGAGGTGTAGAAACTGTTACTCTTGGTGATGATGAAGCTCGTGCTCGACGCAGTCAGAAAAGTATTCTGGAGAGGAAGGCCCCTCCAACATTTCCATTCCTTATTGAGATGAGGGAGCGACATTACTGGGTAACTCATCGG ACAGAAAGGAGTGTGGATATGCTGCTTCATGGAAAGAAGCCACTGGTTGAG GTCAGGAAAAGGGATAACAAATTTCAAGTTGTTATTGAAAGGTGGGCAACGTATGATGGAGATGGACTCTGA
- the LOC101776166 gene encoding L10-interacting MYB domain-containing protein isoform X1, with protein MLSVQMPEAEWNDERTRIVCELFVEQVQAGNRPNTHLNNIGYRNVAAKFQQRTQLLYTKLQLKNKWDKFKSDYITWKKLLVVGAGLPWDAARGTFAADDEWWKKTNKELPGARRYRNLGLQHEDKLKIMFDYITSNGVDPSLHAPESPKNGVDHSPPGASGLPSAADSPMNGVDHSPVTANGLPSAPHSPMNGMDHLPLATNGLPYAQEIPMNGMNLDGSDNNAEDNDDAHQEPVFQYTSNRRKKRPINVISTKKNKKSKAETALLMQSHLSRIAELAQKAQDTFEKFSSQADTQPWPSIQDVMTLVRECGVRSGSNEHFIATELFVSREQREMFLTMETAEERFQWLRRKYIVKYLSSTSLGPR; from the exons ATGTTATCAGTGCAGATGCCAGAAGCTGAGTGGAACGATGAACGCACTAGGATTGTTTGTGAGCTCTTTGTTGAACAAGTTCAGGCAGGGAACAGGCCAAACACCCATCTAAACAATATTGGTTACCGTAATGTTGCGGCCAAGTTTCAGCAGAGAACACAGCTACTCTATACAAAGTTGCAGCTTAAGAACAAATGGGATAAGTTTAAGAGTGATTACATCACTTGGAAGAAGCTGCTTGTAGTGGGGGCGGGTTTACCCTGGGATGCGGCAAGGGGAACATTTGCTGCTGACGATGAATGGTGGAAGAAGACAAATAAG GAGCTGCCAGGTGCAAGGCGATACCGCAATCTTGGTCTGCAACATGAGGATAAGTTGAAAATAATGTTTGACTACATCACCAGTAATGGTGTGGATCCTTCGCTACATGCTCCAGAAAGCCCAAAGAATGGTGTGGATCATTCGCCACCTGGTGCAAGTGGTTTGCCATCTGCTGCTGACAGCCCCATGAATGGAGTGGATCATTCTCCTGTGACCGCAAACGGTTTGCCATCTGCTCCACACAGCCCCATGAATGGCATGGATCATTTGCCCCTGGCCACTAATGGTTTGCCATACGCTCAAGAAATCCCCATGAATGGTATGAACCTGGATGGATCAGACAACAATGCTGAAGATAATGATGATGCTCATCAAGAGCCAGTGTTTCAGTATACCTCaaacaggaggaagaagagaccTATTAATGTCATCTCTacgaagaagaacaagaaaagtAAGGCCGAAACCGCTCTGCTCATGCAGTCTCACTTGAGTCGCATAGCGGAGCTGGCTCAGAAAGCACAGGACACTTTCGAAAAGTTCAGCTCCCAAGCTGACACACAACCATGGCCTAGCATCCAGGATGTCATGACACTGGTCCGTGAGTGTGGAGTGCGGTCTGGAAGCAACGAACATTTCATCGCAACCGAGCTTTTCGTCAGCAGAGAACAGAGGGAGATGTTCCTGACCATGGAAACGGCTGAGGAACGGTTCCAGTGGCTTCGAAGAAAATATATTGTCAAGTATCTATCAAGTACAAGTCTGGGTCCTAGATAA
- the LOC101776166 gene encoding L10-interacting MYB domain-containing protein isoform X2 encodes MPEAEWNDERTRIVCELFVEQVQAGNRPNTHLNNIGYRNVAAKFQQRTQLLYTKLQLKNKWDKFKSDYITWKKLLVVGAGLPWDAARGTFAADDEWWKKTNKELPGARRYRNLGLQHEDKLKIMFDYITSNGVDPSLHAPESPKNGVDHSPPGASGLPSAADSPMNGVDHSPVTANGLPSAPHSPMNGMDHLPLATNGLPYAQEIPMNGMNLDGSDNNAEDNDDAHQEPVFQYTSNRRKKRPINVISTKKNKKSKAETALLMQSHLSRIAELAQKAQDTFEKFSSQADTQPWPSIQDVMTLVRECGVRSGSNEHFIATELFVSREQREMFLTMETAEERFQWLRRKYIVKYLSSTSLGPR; translated from the exons ATGCCAGAAGCTGAGTGGAACGATGAACGCACTAGGATTGTTTGTGAGCTCTTTGTTGAACAAGTTCAGGCAGGGAACAGGCCAAACACCCATCTAAACAATATTGGTTACCGTAATGTTGCGGCCAAGTTTCAGCAGAGAACACAGCTACTCTATACAAAGTTGCAGCTTAAGAACAAATGGGATAAGTTTAAGAGTGATTACATCACTTGGAAGAAGCTGCTTGTAGTGGGGGCGGGTTTACCCTGGGATGCGGCAAGGGGAACATTTGCTGCTGACGATGAATGGTGGAAGAAGACAAATAAG GAGCTGCCAGGTGCAAGGCGATACCGCAATCTTGGTCTGCAACATGAGGATAAGTTGAAAATAATGTTTGACTACATCACCAGTAATGGTGTGGATCCTTCGCTACATGCTCCAGAAAGCCCAAAGAATGGTGTGGATCATTCGCCACCTGGTGCAAGTGGTTTGCCATCTGCTGCTGACAGCCCCATGAATGGAGTGGATCATTCTCCTGTGACCGCAAACGGTTTGCCATCTGCTCCACACAGCCCCATGAATGGCATGGATCATTTGCCCCTGGCCACTAATGGTTTGCCATACGCTCAAGAAATCCCCATGAATGGTATGAACCTGGATGGATCAGACAACAATGCTGAAGATAATGATGATGCTCATCAAGAGCCAGTGTTTCAGTATACCTCaaacaggaggaagaagagaccTATTAATGTCATCTCTacgaagaagaacaagaaaagtAAGGCCGAAACCGCTCTGCTCATGCAGTCTCACTTGAGTCGCATAGCGGAGCTGGCTCAGAAAGCACAGGACACTTTCGAAAAGTTCAGCTCCCAAGCTGACACACAACCATGGCCTAGCATCCAGGATGTCATGACACTGGTCCGTGAGTGTGGAGTGCGGTCTGGAAGCAACGAACATTTCATCGCAACCGAGCTTTTCGTCAGCAGAGAACAGAGGGAGATGTTCCTGACCATGGAAACGGCTGAGGAACGGTTCCAGTGGCTTCGAAGAAAATATATTGTCAAGTATCTATCAAGTACAAGTCTGGGTCCTAGATAA
- the LOC101776842 gene encoding MADS-box transcription factor 13, whose amino-acid sequence MGRGRIEIKRIENNTSRQVTFCKRRNGLLKKAYELSVLCDAEVALIVFSSRGRLYEYSNNSVKATIERYKKAHAVGSSSGPPLLELNAQQYYQQESAKLRNQIQMLQNTNRHLVGDSVENLSLKELKQLESRLEKGISKIRARKSELLSAEINYMVKRETELQNDHMNLRNKIEEGEQQLQQVTVARSAAAAAASVELNPFLQMDTKCFFPAGPFAALDMKCFFPGGLQMLEAHRQMLTTELNLGYQLAPAPSDDAVNNPHQLF is encoded by the exons ATGGGTAGGGGAAGGATTGAGATCAAGAGGATCGAGAACAACACGAGCCGGCAGGTCACCTTCTGCAAGCGCCGCAACGGGCTCCTCAAGAAGGCGTACGAGCTCTCCGTCCTCTGCGACGCCGAGGTGGCGCTCATCGTGTTCTCCAGCCGCGGCCGCCTCTACGAGTACTCCAACAACAG CGTGAAGGCTACTATTGAGAGGTACAAGAAGGCACATGCCGTTGGATCATCATCTGGGCCCCCACTCTTAGAGCTCAATGCCCAG CAATACTACCAGCAAGAATCTGCAAAACTGCGCAACCAGATCCAGATGCTGCAGAACACTAACAG GCACTTGGTTGGTGATTCGGTGGAAAACTTGTCACTCAAGGAGCTGAAGCAGCTTGAGAGCCGCCTTGAGAAAGGCATTTCGAAGATCAGGGCGAGGAAG AGTGAGCTGCTGTCTGCGGAGATCAATTACATGGTGAAAAGG GAGACTGAGCTTCAGAATGACCATATGAACCTCAGGAACAAG ATTGAGGAGGgggagcagcagctgcagcaggtgACCGTGGCCCggtccgctgccgccgccgccgccagtgtgGAGCTGAACCCATTCCTGCAGATGGACACCAAGTGCTTCTTCCCCGCTGGCCCCTTCGCGGCGCTGGACATGAAGTGCTTCTTCCCCGGCGGATTGCAGATGCTGGAGGCACACCGCCAGATGCTCACCACCGAGCTCAACCTTGGCTACcagctggcgccggcgccgagcgaCGACGCCGTCAATAATCCGCATCAGTTGTTCTAA